The proteins below are encoded in one region of Girardinichthys multiradiatus isolate DD_20200921_A chromosome 19, DD_fGirMul_XY1, whole genome shotgun sequence:
- the LOC124885088 gene encoding nesprin-2-like, which produces MVEQQQIQKRTFTNWVNAQLAKRRPPSMIVDLFTDFRDGSKLLDLLEVMSGQSINRDKGRGMFQNRSNIEKALSFLKKKSIKLVNINIPDIIDGKPSIILGLIWTIILQYHIEELASCLSFDSRQSSMESLASLDTRSTLSSRSASSSPVPPKGSPLHSRFRVSAKKALLLWVREQCHRAGCSISIKDFKVSWRSGVVFLAILNSLRPNLVDLSKARTRSNKQNLEEAFHIAETELSIPRLLDPDVERPLANVDLAKALCSGNKHGYNLIP; this is translated from the exons CGGAGGCCACCATCTATGATAGTAGATCTGTTCACTGATTTTCGGGATGGTTCCAAGCTGTTGGACCTGCTAGAGGTGATGAGTGGTCAGAGCATC aatcGAGACAAAGGCAGAGGAATGTTTCAAAACAGGAGCAACATTGAGAAAGCACTTtctttcctgaaaaaaaaatcg ATCAAACTGGTCAACATAAACATTCCTGATATTATTGATGGTAAACCCTCCATCATCCTGGGACTCATATGGACGATCATTCTTCAGTATCAT attgAAGAGTTGGCCAGCTGCCTCTCATTTGATTCCCGTCAGTCCTCCATGGAGTCGTTGGCTAGTTTGGACACCCGGTCCACGCTCTCAAGCCGCTCAGCCAGCAGCAGCCCTGTTCCTCCAAAAGGCTCACCTCTACACAGCCGCTTTCGAGTGTCCGCTAAGAAAGCCCTGTTGCTCTGGGTCCGGGAGCAGTGCCACAG AGCTGGCTGTTCAATAAGCATAAAGGACTTCAAAGTGAGCTGGAGGAGTGGTGTTGTCTTTCTTGCAATCCTAAATTCTCTAAGACCCAACCTGGTAGATCTATCCAAAGCCAGAACCAGAAGCAATAAACAAAACCTTGAGGAGGCCTTCCACATTGCAGAGACGGAGCTGAGTATTCCAAGACTTCTGGATCCCGATG TGGAAAGACCTCTGGCTAATGTTGACCTTGCCAAAGCCTTGTGTTCTGGTAACAAGCATGGGTACAACCTCATCCCTTAG